In Enterobacter cloacae, the following are encoded in one genomic region:
- a CDS encoding O-acetylserine/cysteine exporter: MTRKDGLLALLVVVVWGLNFVVIKVGLHNMPPLMLAGLRFLLVAFPALFFVSRPNIPFKWLLGYGLTISFGQFAFLFCAIKFGMPAGLASLVLQAQAFFTIILGAFVFGERLQGKQLAGITLAVFGVLVLVEASLNGQHVALLGFMLTLAAGLSWACGNIFNKLIMQHEARPAVMSLVVWSALIPIVPFMAASLILDGPDVMLNSLVNIDLTTILSLIYLAFVATIIGYGIWGSLLGRYETWRVAPLSLLVPVVGLASAAVLLDEKLSVLQLLGAVLIMAGLYINVFGLRVRRAMRVKG; encoded by the coding sequence GGTATGGGGACTGAATTTTGTGGTCATCAAGGTGGGGTTGCACAATATGCCTCCGCTGATGTTGGCCGGTTTACGGTTCTTGCTGGTGGCGTTCCCGGCACTCTTTTTTGTCTCCCGCCCGAATATCCCGTTTAAATGGTTGCTTGGCTACGGCCTGACCATCAGTTTCGGTCAGTTTGCGTTTCTGTTTTGCGCCATCAAGTTCGGTATGCCTGCCGGTCTGGCCTCGCTGGTGTTACAGGCGCAGGCGTTCTTTACCATTATTCTCGGGGCATTTGTCTTTGGTGAGCGGTTGCAGGGCAAACAGCTGGCCGGGATTACGCTTGCGGTGTTTGGCGTGCTGGTGCTGGTTGAAGCCAGCCTGAATGGGCAGCATGTGGCGTTGCTGGGCTTTATGCTGACGCTGGCGGCAGGGCTGAGCTGGGCATGTGGGAACATCTTCAACAAACTGATTATGCAGCATGAGGCGCGTCCGGCGGTGATGTCGCTGGTGGTCTGGAGTGCGTTAATCCCCATCGTGCCGTTTATGGCTGCATCGCTTATCCTGGATGGGCCAGATGTCATGCTGAATAGCCTGGTTAACATCGACCTTACCACCATTTTGTCGCTTATCTATCTGGCGTTTGTGGCTACCATTATTGGTTATGGAATTTGGGGTTCGCTGCTGGGGCGCTATGAAACCTGGCGCGTTGCGCCGCTCTCCCTGCTGGTACCGGTCGTCGGGCTGGCGAGTGCGGCCGTTCTGCTGGATGAAAAACTGAGTGTACTGCAGTTGCTGGGGGCGGTACTGATCATGGCCGGGCTGTATATCAACGTTTTTGGTTTGCGCGTGCGTCGGGCGATGCGGGTGAAAGGATAA
- a CDS encoding multiple antibiotic resistance regulatory periplasmic protein MarB → MNVTASAALALLVLFSSQAFAEQTPSATQQNNRDAMILPSAHDQSPFDFNHMGSGSDKSDELGVPYYNQHSL, encoded by the coding sequence ATGAACGTTACCGCCTCCGCCGCCCTCGCCTTGCTGGTGCTATTTTCCAGCCAGGCCTTCGCGGAGCAAACACCCAGTGCAACGCAGCAAAACAATCGTGACGCGATGATCCTGCCGTCTGCACATGACCAGTCGCCGTTTGATTTCAACCACATGGGTTCAGGCAGCGACAAATCCGACGAATTGGGCGTGCCGTATTATAATCAACACAGCCTCTGA
- a CDS encoding MDR efflux pump AcrAB transcriptional activator MarA: MSRRNTDAITIHSILDWIEDNLESPLSLEKVSERSGYSKWHLQRMFKKETGHSLGQYIRSRKLTEIAQKLKESNEPILYLAERYGFESQQTLTRTFKNYFDVPPHKYRITSMPGESRYLYPLKHCS, from the coding sequence ATGTCCAGACGCAATACTGACGCTATCACCATTCATAGCATTTTGGACTGGATCGAAGATAACCTGGAATCGCCGCTCTCCCTTGAAAAAGTATCAGAGCGTTCAGGTTACTCAAAATGGCACCTGCAACGGATGTTCAAAAAAGAGACCGGCCATTCATTAGGTCAATATATTCGCAGCCGTAAGCTGACGGAAATTGCCCAGAAACTGAAAGAAAGCAATGAACCGATCCTTTATCTGGCGGAGCGGTACGGGTTTGAGTCGCAACAAACCCTGACGCGTACGTTCAAGAACTATTTCGATGTGCCGCCTCATAAGTACCGTATCACCAGCATGCCGGGCGAATCCCGTTATCTGTATCCGTTAAAACACTGTAGCTAA
- a CDS encoding transcriptional regulator encodes MKSTSDLFNDIIPLGRLIHMVNQKKDRLLNDYLSPLDITATQFKVLCSIRCEACITPVELKKVLSVDLGALTRMLDRLVCKGWIERSPNPNDKRGVLVKLTRDGAAMCEQCHQLVGQTLHQELTKNLTADEVATLELLLKKILP; translated from the coding sequence GTGAAAAGCACCAGTGATCTCTTTAACGACATAATTCCACTGGGTCGTCTTATTCACATGGTCAATCAAAAAAAAGATCGCCTGCTCAATGACTACCTGTCACCGCTGGATATCACCGCAACACAGTTCAAAGTGCTGTGTTCCATCCGCTGCGAAGCGTGTATCACACCGGTTGAGCTGAAAAAGGTGCTCTCTGTCGATCTCGGTGCGTTAACCCGCATGCTGGATCGTCTCGTCTGTAAAGGATGGATTGAACGAAGCCCTAACCCGAATGACAAACGCGGTGTTCTGGTGAAACTGACCCGCGACGGCGCAGCCATGTGTGAGCAATGTCATCAATTAGTAGGACAAACACTGCACCAGGAACTCACAAAAAACTTAACGGCAGATGAAGTGGCAACGCTTGAGCTTTTGCTTAAGAAAATACTGCCGTAA
- a CDS encoding UPF0056 inner membrane protein — protein MLELIKAIGLGLVVLLPLANPLTTVALFLGLAGNMNSAERNHQSMMASVYVFAIMMVAYYAGQLVMNTFGISIPGLRIAGGLIVAFIGFRMLFPAQKAHESPEAKSKSEELESEPTANIAFVPLAMPSTAGPGTIAMIISSASTVRDGSTFPDWVVTVAPPIIFALIGIIVWASLRSSGAIMRWVGKGGIEAISRLMGFLLVCMGVQFIINGVLEIIKTYH, from the coding sequence ATGTTGGAATTGATTAAAGCAATAGGTCTTGGGCTGGTGGTGCTGTTGCCGTTGGCTAACCCATTAACGACGGTTGCGCTCTTTCTGGGGCTGGCAGGGAATATGAACAGCGCGGAGCGTAATCATCAGTCGATGATGGCCTCCGTGTATGTTTTTGCCATCATGATGGTGGCGTATTACGCCGGGCAGCTGGTGATGAATACCTTCGGAATTTCGATTCCTGGCCTGCGTATCGCCGGGGGGCTGATTGTCGCCTTTATCGGTTTTCGCATGCTGTTCCCTGCGCAAAAGGCCCATGAATCGCCGGAAGCGAAAAGTAAATCCGAAGAGCTGGAAAGTGAACCGACTGCGAATATTGCCTTTGTACCGCTAGCCATGCCGAGCACGGCGGGGCCAGGGACGATAGCGATGATTATCAGTTCCGCGTCAACGGTACGCGATGGCTCGACGTTCCCGGACTGGGTTGTGACCGTGGCACCGCCGATCATCTTCGCCCTGATCGGTATTATCGTGTGGGCATCATTGCGCAGTTCAGGGGCCATTATGCGCTGGGTAGGCAAAGGTGGGATTGAAGCCATCTCTCGTCTGATGGGCTTCCTGCTGGTCTGTATGGGCGTGCAGTTTATTATTAACGGTGTGCTGGAAATTATTAAAACCTACCACTAA
- a CDS encoding isomerase, producing MQEIDFYLVDAFSSISFGGNPAAVCPLKAWLPDETLLRMAQQHNQSETAFFVCSHGGIELRWFTTLTEVNLCGHATLAAAYVLFNELNYPDPRIHFDTASGRLTVSREGDWMTLDFPACPTQEQIPPPEMLSALGIRHYVEARKGRAWVVVLENRQQVEAITPNISAMTPGEHKVAVTARGDGDYDFVSRFFSPGVAVWEDPVTGSAHTMLIPYWSEKLGKTAMFARQVSARGGDVRCELKGSRVLMSGLASLYLKGTVFLR from the coding sequence ATGCAGGAGATTGATTTTTATCTGGTTGATGCGTTTAGCTCAATCTCGTTTGGCGGAAACCCGGCGGCAGTTTGCCCGCTGAAGGCGTGGCTGCCGGATGAGACATTACTCAGGATGGCGCAACAGCATAATCAGTCGGAAACCGCGTTTTTTGTCTGCAGCCACGGCGGCATTGAATTACGCTGGTTTACCACGCTCACCGAAGTCAATCTCTGCGGCCACGCCACGCTTGCTGCCGCATATGTCCTGTTCAATGAACTGAATTACCCGGATCCCCGGATCCACTTTGATACCGCTTCCGGCAGGCTTACCGTCAGTCGTGAGGGGGACTGGATGACGCTGGATTTCCCGGCCTGTCCGACGCAGGAACAAATCCCGCCACCGGAGATGCTTTCTGCACTGGGTATCCGTCACTATGTTGAAGCCCGTAAAGGGCGTGCCTGGGTAGTGGTACTGGAAAACCGCCAGCAGGTTGAGGCCATCACGCCGAACATTTCGGCGATGACGCCCGGTGAACATAAGGTTGCCGTTACGGCGCGTGGAGACGGGGACTATGATTTTGTCAGTCGCTTTTTCTCACCGGGTGTTGCCGTCTGGGAAGATCCGGTCACCGGCTCCGCGCACACGATGTTGATCCCTTACTGGAGTGAAAAACTGGGGAAAACGGCGATGTTCGCCCGTCAGGTGTCAGCCCGTGGGGGAGACGTGCGTTGCGAGCTGAAGGGGAGCCGCGTTCTGATGAGTGGGCTGGCATCACTTTATTTGAAAGGCACAGTATTTCTGCGCTAA
- a CDS encoding isomerase, with product MQEIDFYLVDAFSDRAFGGNAAAVCPLEEWLPDETLLKMAQQHNQSETAFFVRTDSGFELRWFTTLGEINLCGHATLATSHVIFEYLDYPHAEITFSTRFVGDLTVKRSGDWLTLNFPAWSTEAVDNPPALLFSALGISEAKEVRVGRDYMVVLESQQQVEALTPDIAAMLPLDKMVCITAPGEQYDFVSRFFCPGEGVPEDPVTGSAHSMLIPYWGEKLGKTQMNARQVSARGGDLRCELKGDRVLIGGQATLYLKGRIFLR from the coding sequence ATGCAGGAAATTGACTTTTATCTGGTAGATGCCTTCAGCGACAGAGCGTTTGGCGGTAACGCTGCGGCGGTGTGTCCGCTGGAAGAGTGGCTGCCGGATGAAACATTGCTCAAAATGGCGCAACAGCATAACCAGTCGGAAACGGCGTTTTTTGTTCGTACGGACAGCGGGTTTGAGCTGCGCTGGTTCACCACTCTGGGTGAAATTAATCTGTGCGGCCATGCAACGCTGGCAACGTCCCATGTCATCTTCGAATATCTTGATTACCCGCATGCCGAAATCACTTTTTCAACACGCTTCGTGGGCGATTTGACGGTAAAACGCAGTGGCGACTGGCTGACGCTGAATTTCCCGGCGTGGTCGACGGAGGCGGTCGACAATCCACCGGCGTTGCTGTTTAGCGCGCTGGGGATCAGTGAAGCCAAAGAGGTTCGCGTCGGGCGGGATTATATGGTGGTGCTGGAAAGTCAGCAGCAGGTGGAAGCGTTAACCCCGGATATCGCGGCGATGCTGCCGCTGGATAAAATGGTCTGCATCACGGCACCGGGTGAGCAGTACGATTTTGTCAGCCGTTTCTTCTGCCCGGGTGAAGGGGTACCGGAAGATCCGGTGACGGGATCGGCACACAGCATGTTGATTCCCTACTGGGGTGAAAAACTGGGCAAAACGCAGATGAATGCCCGCCAGGTGTCAGCCCGTGGCGGGGATTTACGCTGTGAGCTGAAGGGCGACCGCGTGCTGATTGGCGGACAGGCTACGTTGTATCTGAAAGGGCGTATCTTTCTGCGCTAA
- the ldh2 gene encoding L-lactate dehydrogenase 2 yields MNTKARKVMIIGAGNVGASAAYALLNQNICEEILLVDLNRERAEGHAQDLSDAAAYMPGMMTISTREVSECADVDIAVITVSGGALKPGQTRLDELTNTARIVKSIVPQMMENGFKGIFLIATNPCDIITWQVWKLSGLPRHQVIGTGVWLDTTRLRRTLAQVLDIGAQSIDAFILGEHGDTQFPVWSHSSVYGSPIGEVYLRHTGQALDREALAEKVRKLGFEIYNRKGCTEYGIAGTIAEICRNIFTGSHRALAISCILDGEYGVDGVAIGVPAVLAQGGVQQIIELQLAEEERVKFRHSVDVIKNNIARLP; encoded by the coding sequence ATGAATACCAAAGCCCGTAAAGTGATGATCATTGGCGCAGGCAACGTTGGCGCATCTGCGGCTTACGCCCTGCTGAATCAAAATATTTGTGAAGAGATCCTCCTTGTCGATCTCAACCGCGAACGCGCAGAAGGCCATGCGCAGGATCTCAGCGACGCAGCCGCGTATATGCCGGGCATGATGACCATTTCAACCCGCGAGGTCAGTGAGTGTGCCGATGTGGATATCGCGGTCATTACCGTATCAGGTGGTGCGCTAAAACCCGGGCAAACCCGACTGGATGAATTGACCAACACGGCGCGTATTGTCAAAAGCATTGTGCCACAAATGATGGAGAACGGATTTAAGGGCATTTTTCTGATAGCCACCAACCCGTGCGACATCATCACCTGGCAGGTGTGGAAACTCTCTGGTCTGCCACGTCACCAGGTCATTGGTACCGGCGTCTGGCTGGACACCACCCGTCTGCGCCGCACGCTGGCACAGGTGCTGGACATCGGTGCGCAGAGCATCGATGCCTTTATCCTCGGTGAACATGGTGATACCCAGTTCCCGGTGTGGTCGCATTCGTCGGTGTACGGTTCACCCATTGGTGAAGTGTACCTGCGGCATACCGGGCAGGCGCTGGATCGGGAAGCGCTGGCTGAGAAAGTGCGCAAGCTGGGGTTTGAAATCTACAACCGTAAAGGCTGCACCGAATACGGCATCGCCGGAACCATCGCGGAGATTTGCCGTAATATCTTTACCGGCAGCCACCGTGCGCTGGCCATTTCCTGCATCCTGGACGGTGAATACGGCGTTGATGGCGTGGCCATCGGCGTGCCCGCCGTGCTGGCACAAGGCGGGGTTCAGCAAATTATCGAATTGCAACTGGCGGAAGAGGAACGGGTCAAATTCCGCCACTCGGTTGACGTGATTAAAAATAACATTGCCCGCCTGCCGTGA
- a CDS encoding LysR family transcriptional regulator, producing MDLTQLEMFNAVALTGSITQAAQKVHRVPSNLTTRIRQLEADLGVELFIRENQRLRLSPAGHNFLRYSKQILALVDEARMVVAGDEPQGLFALGALESTAAVRIPESLAQFNQRYPRIQFALSTGPSGTMIDGVLEGTLSAAFVDGPLSHPELEGMPVYREEMMLVTPAGHANVTRAMQVSGSDVYAFRANCSYRRHLESWFHADRATPGRIHEMESYHGMLACVIAGAGIALMPRSMLESMPGHHQVEAWPLAENWRWLTTWLVWRRGAMTRQLEAFIALLNERLHPVPSP from the coding sequence ATGGACTTAACTCAGCTTGAAATGTTTAACGCCGTTGCGCTCACCGGCAGCATCACCCAGGCCGCGCAAAAAGTGCATCGTGTTCCGTCAAACCTGACGACCCGCATCCGCCAGCTTGAAGCCGATCTCGGCGTGGAGCTGTTTATTCGCGAGAACCAGCGCCTGCGTTTATCGCCAGCCGGTCACAACTTCCTGCGCTACAGCAAGCAGATCCTGGCGCTGGTTGACGAGGCGCGGATGGTCGTTGCCGGAGATGAACCTCAGGGGTTATTCGCCCTCGGCGCACTGGAGAGTACCGCCGCCGTGCGCATTCCTGAAAGTCTGGCGCAGTTTAACCAGCGCTATCCGCGTATTCAGTTCGCCCTCTCAACCGGCCCATCCGGAACGATGATCGACGGCGTACTGGAGGGAACCTTAAGCGCTGCATTTGTCGACGGACCGCTGTCGCACCCGGAACTGGAAGGAATGCCGGTCTACCGGGAAGAGATGATGCTGGTCACACCCGCCGGGCACGCGAACGTGACGCGGGCCATGCAGGTGAGCGGCAGCGATGTGTATGCCTTTCGCGCCAACTGTTCTTATCGCCGACATCTGGAGAGCTGGTTTCATGCAGACCGGGCAACGCCCGGGCGCATTCACGAAATGGAGTCGTATCACGGGATGCTGGCCTGCGTCATTGCTGGCGCAGGCATTGCGCTGATGCCACGTTCCATGCTGGAAAGTATGCCCGGTCATCACCAGGTTGAAGCCTGGCCACTGGCAGAAAACTGGCGCTGGCTGACCACCTGGCTGGTATGGCGTCGCGGGGCAATGACCCGTCAACTTGAAGCTTTTATCGCGCTGCTAAACGAACGTCTTCACCCGGTGCCTTCTCCATAA
- a CDS encoding succinate-semialdehyde dehydrogenase: MTYSSVTHALSVNPATGVTLAAYPWATAEEVERAVAQADAGFRQWRNESVSYRAQKLRDLGAALRNRAEEMAQEMSREMGKPVLQARAEVTKSASLCDWYAEHGPAMLHAEATLVENHNAVIEYRPLGPILAVMPWNFPLWQVLRGAVPILLAGNSYLLKHAPNVLGSAELIAQVFADAGFPQGVFGWVNATNEGVSQAINDRRIAAVTVTGSVRAGAAIGAQAGAALKKCVLELGGSDPFIVLNDASLELAVKAAVAGRYQNTGQVCAAAKRFIVEEGIADAFTQRFVAAVAALKMGEPDREENYIGPMARFDLRDELHQQVQATLAEGATLLLGGEKIAGDGNYYAPTVLGNVTPDMTAFRQELFGPVAAITVARDAEHALQLANDSDFGLSATVFTADTTLAEKFSRELECGGVFINGYSASDARVAFGGVKKSGFGRELSHFGLHEFCNVQTVWKDRV, translated from the coding sequence ATGACATATTCCTCTGTTACACATGCTCTGTCTGTTAACCCGGCGACGGGCGTTACGCTGGCCGCTTATCCGTGGGCGACTGCCGAAGAAGTTGAACGCGCGGTTGCGCAGGCCGATGCCGGTTTTCGTCAGTGGCGAAATGAAAGCGTTTCGTACCGGGCGCAGAAACTGCGCGATCTCGGTGCGGCGCTACGTAACCGCGCAGAAGAGATGGCGCAGGAGATGTCCCGTGAGATGGGCAAACCTGTTCTGCAGGCGCGTGCGGAAGTGACGAAATCTGCCAGCCTGTGCGACTGGTATGCCGAACACGGCCCGGCGATGCTGCACGCAGAAGCAACCCTGGTGGAAAACCACAATGCGGTCATCGAGTACCGACCGCTGGGGCCAATTCTGGCGGTCATGCCGTGGAACTTCCCGCTCTGGCAGGTGCTGCGTGGTGCAGTACCCATTCTACTGGCCGGGAACAGCTATCTGCTCAAGCATGCACCAAACGTTCTCGGCTCGGCGGAACTTATCGCGCAGGTTTTTGCGGATGCGGGTTTCCCGCAAGGCGTCTTTGGCTGGGTTAATGCGACAAACGAGGGTGTCAGTCAGGCGATTAACGATCGCCGTATTGCTGCGGTTACCGTGACCGGCAGCGTGCGTGCCGGGGCGGCAATTGGTGCGCAGGCGGGCGCAGCGCTGAAAAAATGCGTGCTGGAACTGGGCGGTTCCGATCCCTTTATCGTTCTGAACGATGCCTCTCTGGAGCTGGCCGTGAAAGCGGCAGTGGCCGGGCGTTACCAGAACACCGGGCAAGTGTGCGCGGCAGCAAAACGTTTCATCGTAGAAGAGGGGATTGCTGATGCCTTCACCCAGCGTTTTGTCGCGGCGGTTGCGGCGCTGAAAATGGGCGAACCCGATCGGGAAGAGAACTATATTGGCCCTATGGCACGTTTTGACCTGCGTGATGAGCTGCATCAGCAGGTGCAGGCCACGCTGGCGGAAGGGGCGACGTTGCTGTTGGGTGGAGAGAAAATTGCCGGTGACGGTAACTATTACGCACCAACCGTGCTGGGTAATGTCACCCCTGATATGACGGCATTTCGTCAGGAGCTGTTTGGCCCGGTGGCGGCCATTACGGTTGCCAGAGATGCAGAGCATGCGTTGCAGCTGGCTAATGATAGTGACTTTGGCCTTTCTGCCACGGTCTTTACTGCGGATACAACGCTTGCGGAGAAATTCTCCCGCGAACTGGAGTGCGGCGGGGTGTTTATCAATGGCTATAGCGCCAGCGATGCGCGGGTGGCTTTTGGTGGCGTGAAGAAGAGCGGCTTTGGTCGTGAACTTTCTCACTTCGGTTTGCACGAATTCTGTAATGTGCAGACGGTGTGGAAAGACCGGGTGTAA
- a CDS encoding methyl-accepting chemotaxis protein, whose protein sequence is MQWFCHFRFVDSLASNVLLQKKIMNLTRIFCRIAQRIIPRQFGLLVGIFCIIGLFSALQLSSSFLLTGSLKEAQRNEQHNQLAYQQQGKLDLARVSLLAASDLLNRSGVYFMQDKETGSEGSWHSLMDEAQKALDASQQAWNAWLALHPPKDDALVNSYQLFYDAIKEQAEGLTKNNSIDAFFAVPAQAFQTDFNDNYARYQQLSEKQAIKGRQSLLEQLSGLQTLFLFAPVVLLAIAIMVWFGMAKWVITPLRRLIAHINLLAAGDLSATPPGVMRFNREIGQLSASITTMQHGLQQLVTQVSDATTSMVENIGSLAQGNQKLYQQSARQAKELEEVTAHIASLETHVEGNTGYAKLASSRADEARQAAAGGDQMMSTVNASMQAIVDRSSEMRGIVAMIDSVAFQTNILALNAAIEAAHAGNQGRGFAVVAREVGLLARKSSHSTQTIQELINHSLQGIEDGSKAVNRLEDNLQQVTGLVGNLSSLLNDISTATLSQGESIHQMTRQLQALNQVSRQTDALVSDASDASERLHKESDLLLQAVSRFRLTA, encoded by the coding sequence ATGCAATGGTTCTGTCATTTTCGTTTCGTAGACTCGCTCGCGTCTAACGTATTGTTACAGAAGAAAATTATGAACCTAACGCGAATTTTTTGCCGTATTGCGCAGCGTATCATCCCACGTCAGTTTGGTCTGCTGGTCGGTATTTTTTGTATTATTGGACTTTTCTCCGCACTGCAACTTTCCTCCTCATTTTTGCTGACCGGCTCCCTGAAAGAAGCTCAACGCAATGAACAACATAATCAACTGGCCTATCAGCAGCAGGGCAAGCTGGATTTGGCGCGTGTTTCCCTGCTGGCGGCCAGCGATTTGCTAAACCGCTCCGGTGTTTATTTTATGCAGGATAAAGAGACCGGCTCTGAGGGGAGCTGGCATAGCCTGATGGACGAGGCGCAAAAAGCCCTGGATGCCTCTCAGCAAGCGTGGAATGCCTGGCTGGCTCTCCATCCACCGAAAGACGATGCGCTGGTAAATAGTTATCAGCTTTTCTACGATGCCATTAAAGAGCAGGCGGAAGGGCTTACCAAAAACAACTCCATTGACGCCTTTTTTGCCGTACCTGCTCAGGCCTTTCAGACTGACTTTAACGACAACTATGCGCGGTATCAGCAGCTCAGCGAGAAGCAGGCAATAAAAGGGCGACAGTCGTTACTGGAACAGCTTTCAGGTCTGCAAACGTTATTCCTGTTTGCACCGGTTGTGCTGCTGGCAATTGCCATTATGGTCTGGTTCGGGATGGCAAAATGGGTGATTACACCGCTGCGTCGGTTGATTGCACATATTAACCTGCTGGCTGCAGGCGATCTCTCCGCTACTCCGCCAGGGGTGATGCGCTTTAACCGGGAAATTGGGCAGCTCAGCGCCAGTATTACCACCATGCAGCACGGGTTACAGCAGCTGGTGACGCAGGTCAGCGATGCCACGACCTCGATGGTCGAGAATATTGGTTCTCTCGCGCAGGGTAATCAAAAACTGTATCAGCAGTCGGCACGGCAGGCGAAAGAGCTGGAAGAGGTCACGGCACATATTGCGTCGCTGGAAACCCACGTTGAGGGCAATACCGGTTATGCGAAGCTTGCCAGTTCGCGCGCAGATGAAGCCCGCCAGGCTGCGGCGGGCGGTGACCAGATGATGTCTACCGTGAATGCCTCCATGCAGGCGATCGTTGACCGATCCTCAGAGATGCGTGGGATCGTGGCGATGATCGACAGCGTGGCATTTCAGACCAACATTCTGGCGCTGAATGCGGCAATTGAAGCGGCACACGCGGGGAACCAGGGGCGCGGGTTTGCCGTCGTCGCCCGGGAAGTCGGTCTGCTTGCCAGAAAGAGCAGTCATTCGACACAGACCATTCAGGAGCTGATTAACCATTCCCTGCAGGGTATTGAAGACGGTTCAAAAGCGGTTAATCGCCTGGAGGATAACCTGCAACAGGTGACCGGGCTGGTGGGTAATTTAAGCAGTTTGCTGAATGATATCTCAACGGCCACCCTGAGCCAGGGCGAGAGCATTCATCAGATGACGCGCCAGCTCCAGGCGTTAAATCAGGTGTCCCGTCAGACCGATGCGCTGGTTTCTGACGCGTCGGATGCGTCTGAACGTCTGCATAAAGAGTCCGATCTTTTGTTGCAGGCCGTTTCGCGTTTTCGCCTTACCGCCTGA
- the glsA gene encoding glutaminase, which produces MAAVIHNEMLDEILAQVRPLLGKGKVADYIPALASVSGNKLGIAICTVDGQRYQAGDATERFSIQSISKVLSLVAAMRQYQEDEIWLRVGKDPSGQPFNSLLQLEMEQGKPRNPFINAGALVVCDMLQSRLSAPRQRMLEIVRQLSGVADIAYDTVVARSEFEHSARNAAIAWLMKSFGNFHNDVATVLQNYFHYCALKMSCVELAQTFLFLAHQGYAPHLGQEVVSPLQARQVNALMATSGMYQNAGEFAWRVGLPAKSGVGGGVVAIVPHEMAIAVWSPELDETGNSLAGVTVLEQLTQRLGRSVY; this is translated from the coding sequence GTGGCTGCGGTCATCCATAATGAGATGCTGGACGAGATTCTGGCGCAGGTTCGCCCATTACTCGGAAAAGGGAAGGTTGCCGACTATATTCCGGCCCTGGCCTCTGTCAGCGGTAATAAGCTGGGCATTGCCATCTGTACGGTAGACGGGCAGCGTTACCAGGCCGGTGACGCGACCGAACGTTTTTCTATTCAGTCCATTTCGAAAGTGCTGAGTCTGGTTGCGGCGATGCGCCAGTATCAGGAAGACGAGATCTGGCTGCGCGTGGGCAAAGATCCCTCCGGTCAGCCATTTAACTCGCTGCTTCAGCTCGAAATGGAGCAGGGTAAACCGCGTAATCCCTTTATCAATGCCGGGGCGCTGGTGGTGTGCGATATGCTGCAAAGCCGTCTCAGCGCTCCTCGTCAGAGAATGCTCGAAATTGTGCGCCAGCTTTCGGGCGTTGCGGATATTGCTTACGATACCGTTGTGGCTCGCTCGGAATTTGAACATTCTGCCCGCAATGCGGCCATCGCGTGGCTGATGAAATCTTTTGGCAATTTCCATAACGATGTCGCGACCGTGTTGCAAAACTACTTCCATTACTGCGCGCTGAAAATGAGCTGTGTTGAACTGGCGCAGACCTTTTTGTTCCTGGCGCATCAGGGGTATGCTCCGCATCTCGGTCAGGAAGTCGTCTCTCCCCTGCAGGCTCGCCAGGTGAATGCCCTGATGGCAACCAGCGGGATGTATCAGAACGCCGGGGAGTTTGCCTGGCGCGTTGGCCTGCCCGCCAAATCGGGCGTCGGTGGTGGAGTGGTGGCGATTGTGCCGCATGAAATGGCGATTGCCGTCTGGAGCCCGGAGCTGGATGAAACGGGAAATTCGCTGGCCGGTGTGACGGTGCTGGAGCAACTGACCCAGCGTCTGGGACGCTCCGTCTACTGA
- a CDS encoding DUF4186 domain-containing protein, translating into MSALEALFSRLARSTFRSRFRLGHKERQYCWDKGAETIDQHAADFIAQRLAPAHPANDGKQTPMRGHPVFIAQHATATCCRGCLAKWHNIPQGVPLSAQQQHYIVGVIHHWLVLQMNTQN; encoded by the coding sequence ATGTCGGCTCTGGAAGCGCTATTTTCCCGCCTGGCACGCTCGACCTTTCGCTCGCGGTTTCGCTTAGGGCACAAGGAACGGCAATACTGCTGGGATAAAGGGGCGGAAACCATTGACCAGCACGCCGCCGATTTTATTGCTCAGCGTCTTGCTCCTGCGCATCCGGCGAATGACGGGAAACAGACACCGATGCGCGGTCACCCGGTATTTATCGCCCAGCATGCCACCGCCACCTGCTGTCGTGGCTGTCTGGCTAAATGGCACAATATCCCGCAGGGCGTCCCGCTCAGTGCACAGCAACAGCATTACATCGTTGGGGTGATCCATCACTGGCTGGTGCTGCAAATGAACACCCAAAATTGA